In a genomic window of Gossypium arboreum isolate Shixiya-1 chromosome 7, ASM2569848v2, whole genome shotgun sequence:
- the LOC108484901 gene encoding protein ELF4-LIKE 3 produces the protein MEDETYSGLGSGGEIDTKVVQTFQKNFVQVQNILDQNRLLINEINQNHETKIPDNLTRNVGLIRELNNNIRRVVDLYADLSTSYTKCMDASSSDGDSNGAMKSGANKRNRPA, from the coding sequence atggaGGATGAGACATATTCAGGGCTAGGGAGTGGTGGTGAAATAGATACCAAAGTGGTGCAGACATTTCAGAAGAACTTTGTGCAGGTCCAGAATATATTGGACCAGAACAGGTTGCTGATCAATGAGATAAACCAGAACCATGAGACCAAGATCCCTGACAACTTGACCAGAAATGTTGGTCTAATTAGGGAGCTCAACAACAACATAAGGAGGGTGGTTGATTTATATGCTGATCTTTCAACTTCTTACACCAAATGCATGGATGCTTCTTCCTCTGATGGGGATTCTAATGGTGCCATGAAATCAGGTGCTAACAAAAGAAATAGGCCTGCTTGA
- the LOC108489748 gene encoding 40S ribosomal protein S3-3-like, producing the protein MAAAAQISKKRKFVADGVFFAELNEVLTRELAEDGYSGVEVRVTPMRTEIIIRATRTQNVLGEKGRRIRELTSVVQKRFKFPENSVELYAEKVNNRGLCAIAQAESLRYKLLGGLAVRRACYGVLRFVMESGAKGCEVIVSGKLRAQRAKSMKFKDGYMISSGHPVNEYIDSAVRHVLLRQGVLGIKVKIMLDWDPKGKQGPTTPLPDLVTIHPPKDDEVIKVEAPVPTEIELPPVA; encoded by the exons ATGGCGGCCGCAGCTCAAATCAGCAAAAAGCGAAAG ttCGTCGCTGACGGAGTCTTCTTCGCTGAACTCAATGAAGTCTTGACTAGGGAACTGGCCGAAGATGGATACTCTGGTGTCGAAGTCAGAGTTACTCCCATGCGTACTGAGATCATTATCAGAGCCACTCGTACCCAAAATGTTCTGg GCGAGAAAGGGAGGAGGATTAGGGAACTGACCTCTGTTGTTCAAAAGCGATTCAAGTTCCCTGAAAATAGCGTGGAGCTTTACGCTGAGAAGGTCAATAACAGAGGCCTTTGTGCCATTGCTCAGGCTGAGTCCCTTCGCTATAAGCTCCTCGGAGGTCTCGCCGTCCGTAG GGCCTGCTATGGTGTGCTTAGATTTGTTATGGAGAGTGGAGCCAAGGGTTGCGAG GTTATTGTTAGTGGAAAGCTAAGGGCACAACGTGCCAAATCCATGAAGTTCAAAGACGGATACATGATTTCTTCTGGTCACCCAGTGAACGAGTACATTGACTCTGCTGTTCGACATGTTCTTCTGAGACAG GGAGTACTGGGCATCAAGGTGAAGATCATGCTTGATTGGGATCCAAAGGGTAAGCAAGGCCCAACAACTCCACTTCCGGATCTTGTCACCATCCACCCTCCCAAGGATGATGAAGTTATCAAGGTGGAAGCACCCGTGCCGACCGAGATTGAACTTCCGCCAGTGGCTTAA
- the LOC108472631 gene encoding uncharacterized protein LOC108472631: MASYDFINDVLLEIFSRADLKTMKKCRVLSKECKDLTYESSFIRLHSQRTSTMVGYLLQCMKIFVYGWRDRFTSNFVSIANSGLEPKLTRNVLNFLPEQAQIVAAVNEGLVLCSPRIYGENWFYICKPSTQQWEFIPAPNPRFYRSKISMLVLRSNPLRFKIVGLSDTDCSDDTHSVSVSESDSESDLDSEYSDEEVNDRVVSNEKLWHCEIFDSKSWEWKQSDDLKLTYDDFFKNEQGVSACGGIHWLISNREQDKDIVLSFDGNKEEWTMASLPNSLRRKEYCEQIALVSCEGNLGLVKVSFKTRAQMVDVWVLNYEHIWIRKHTMNLNKECYLTRFHSFYSADTLLMKDIWSVYFYNFKTQKFNRVTADNQDTYAAYFIQTDFESVQLKPE; encoded by the coding sequence ATGGCGTCTTATGATTTTATCAACGATGTTTTATTAGAAATTTTCTCGAGGGCTGATTTGAAAACAATGAAAAAGTGTAGGGTCCTTTCGAAAGAGTGCAAGGATCTCACTTACGAATCTAGCTTTATCCGGCTACATTCTCAAAGGACATCAACAATGGTGGGATATTTACTTCAATGtatgaaaatctttgtttacGGTTGGAGAGATCGATTTACTTCCAACTTTGTGTCAATAGCCAATTCAGGGCTCGAGCCAAAACTAACTCGGAATGTTCTTAATTTTTTACCCGAACAAGCTCAGATTGTAGCAGCGGTCAATGAAGGTTTGGTTTTATGTAGCCCGAGAATATATGGAGAAAACTGGTTTTATATTTGTAAACCAAGTACTCAACAGTGGGAATTCATTCCGGCTCCAAATCCTCGATTTTATAGGTCAAAGATAAGCATGTTGGTGCTCAGATCGAACCCTTTACGATTCAAAATCGTCGGACTCTCCGACACCGACTGCAGTGATGATACACACTCCGTATCAGTCTCTGAATCAGACTCCGAATCGGACCTCGATTCGGAGTATTCCGACGAAGAAGTTAATGACCGTGTAGTTTCCAATGAAAAATTATGGCACTGCGAGATATTCGATTCCAAGAGTTGGGAATGGAAACAATCAGACGATTTAAAGTTGACATACGATGACTTTTTCAAGAACGAGCAAGGCGTTTCTGCATGCGGCGGTATCCATTGGCTTATTTCCAACAGAGAACAAGACAAGGACATCGTATTATCTTTCGACGGTAACAAAGAGGAATGGACAATGGCTTCGTTGCCGAACTCACTTCGTCGAAAAGAATATTGTGAGCAGATAGCACTTGTGTCGTGTGAAGGGAACCTGGGGTTAGTAAAGGTTTCTTTTAAAACTAGAGCTCAGATGGTGGATGTTTGGGTTTTAAACTATGAACACATATGGATTAGAAAACACACCATGAATTTGAACAAAGAGTGTTATCTTACTCGTTTTCATTCATTTTACAGTGCTGACACTCTGCTTATGAAGGATATTTGGAGtgtgtatttttataatttcaagaCTCAGAAGTTCAATCGGGTAACAGCTGATAATCAAGATACATATGCCGCATATTTTATTCAAACGGATTTTGAGTCCGTTCAGCTGAAGCCTGAgtaa
- the LOC108489741 gene encoding uncharacterized protein LOC108489741 has translation MASTSAVSMALPLSPTTQTKVSIPNPFLNPLPLKHSSMAATPTTRPNATKLEIKASSSSSSSNKEKAVTILTAAAMTTSMMVPEIAQAADGVTPSLKNFLLSIAAGGVVLVAIIGAVIGVSNFDPVKRS, from the coding sequence ATGGCTTCCACTTCAGCTGTTTCAATGGCACTGCCACTTTCACCCACCACCCAGACCAAAGTCTCCATCCCCAACCCTTTCCTCAACCCACTTccactcaagcattcatcaatggctgCCACCCCAACTACAAGACCCAATGCAACAAAACTTGAAATCaaggcttcttcttcttcttcttcttcaaacaaGGAGAAGGCAGTGACTATTTTGACAGCAGCTGCAATGACAACATCAATGATGGTCCCTGAAATAGCTCAAGCAGCTGATGGGGTTACCCCTTCTCTCAAGAACTTCTTGCTTAGCATTGCTGCTGGCGGTGTTGTGCTTGTCGCCATTATTGGAGCTGTCATTGGTGTCTCTAACTTTGACCCTGTTAAGCGAAGCTAA
- the LOC108489735 gene encoding RING-H2 finger protein ATL52-like yields the protein MGDLNTEGPSSSSLPLSSKSNLPMLYYGLVVVGTAAVVLAVYNLIVIRWCTQRPDYSRQRQTRLAEMAAGQTYESQSRIILSSSFKYKKGSIDMGSEEAGGEHECAVCLSVFEDGDEVRQLPRCKHSFHAPCIDMWLYSHFDCPLCRTLVDPEPSPIRRRQTEEVSPQNPGEDVLGVPVLV from the coding sequence ATGGGAGACTTAAACACTGAAggcccttcttcttcttctcttcctcTTTCTTCAAAGTCTAATTTACCTATGCTTTACTATGGTCTCGTTGTAGTCGGAACAGCTGCCGTTGTATTGGCTGTATACAACCTTATCGTCATCCGGTGGTGTACACAGCGCCCTGATTATTCTAGGCAAAGACAAACCCGACTTGCCGAAATGGCCGCCGGGCAGACTTACGAGAGCCAGAGTAGGATCATATTGTCGTCGAGCTTCAAGTACAAGAAGGGAAGCATCGACATGGGGTCTGAAGAAGCCGGCGGAGAACATGAATGCGCAGTTTGTTTATCGGTTTTTGAAGATGGAGATGAAGTGAGGCAACTACCAAGGTGCAAGCATTCTTTCCATGCTCCTTGTATAGATATGTGGCTCTATTCTCATTTCGACTGTCCACTGTGCCGTACCTTAGTGGATCCTGAGCCTTCTCCAATTCGTCGAAGACAAACAGAGGAAGTTTCACCACAGAATCCCGGAGAAGATGTTCTAGGCGTCCCAGTTTTAGTTTGA
- the LOC108489726 gene encoding vacuolar protein sorting-associated protein 2 homolog 1, producing MSFLFGKRKTPAELLRENKRMLDKSIREIERERQGLQNQEKKLIAEIKKTAKQGQMGAVKVMAKDLIRTRHQIEKFYKLKSQLQGVSLRIQTMKSTQAMGEAMKGVTKAMGRMNRQMNLPSLQKIMQEFEMQNEKMEMVSEVMGDAIDDALEGDEEEEETEELVSQVLDEIGIDINQELVNAPSAAVSAPAAKGKVAQAEATGNDDGGIDSDLQARLDNLRRM from the exons ATGAGTTTCCTCTTTGGGAAGAGAAAAACTCCCGCAG AGCTTCTGCGGGAGAATAAGAGGATGCTGGACAAATCTATTAGAGAGATAGAGAGGGAGAGGCAAGGTCTTCAGAACCAAGAGAAGAAACTGATTGCAGAGATAAAGAAAACTGCAAAGCAAGGGCAGATG GGAGCTGTAAAGGTGATGGCGAAAGACCTTATCCGAACTCGACATCAAATTGAAAAGTTCTATAAGCTGAAATCACAGCTCCAAGGCGTATCTCTTCGAATTCAA ACAATGAAATCAACACAAGCAATGGGAGAAGCAATGAAAGGTGTGACAAAGGCAATGGGCCGGATGAACAGGCAGATGAACTTGCCGTCGTTGCAGAAAATTATGCAAGAATTTGAGATGCAGAACGAGAAGATGGAGATGGTTAGTGAGGTAATGGGTGACGCTATTGATGATGCTTTGGAAGGTGATGAAGAAGAGGAAGAAACAGAAGAACTTGTGAGCCAAGTTCTTGATGAAATCGGAATCGATATCAATCAAGAG CTTGTCAATGCACCATCAGCTGCTGTTTCTGCACCAGCTGCAAAGGGTAAGGTTGCGCAGGCAGAAGCAACCGGGAATGACGACGGTGGGATAGATAGTGACTTACAAGCAAGGCTAGACAATTTGAGAAGGATGTAG